The following coding sequences lie in one Methylotuvimicrobium alcaliphilum 20Z genomic window:
- a CDS encoding YajQ family cyclic di-GMP-binding protein codes for MPSFDIVSEYDSHEANNAVDQANREVTTRFDFKGSGATYELKDDTVTMSAGSEFQLQQMLDILQMKLTKRGIDISCMEINEPKTTGRTAQQIIELKQGIESLLAKKIVKLVKDKKLKVQAAIQGEKVRVTGNKRDDLQQVIQMLKAENFEMPLQFNNFRD; via the coding sequence ATGCCATCTTTCGACATAGTTTCCGAATACGACTCGCACGAAGCAAATAACGCCGTCGACCAGGCTAATAGGGAAGTTACCACACGCTTCGACTTTAAAGGCTCCGGCGCGACATACGAACTCAAGGACGACACAGTCACGATGAGCGCCGGTTCGGAATTTCAATTGCAGCAGATGCTCGATATCTTGCAAATGAAACTGACCAAACGCGGCATCGACATCAGCTGCATGGAAATCAACGAACCCAAAACTACCGGCAGAACGGCTCAACAGATCATAGAACTCAAACAAGGCATTGAATCGCTACTTGCCAAAAAAATCGTCAAGTTGGTCAAAGACAAGAAACTTAAAGTACAAGCGGCTATACAAGGCGAAAAAGTGAGGGTCACCGGTAATAAAAGAGACGACTTACAACAAGTCATTCAAATGCTCAAGGCGGAAAATTTTGAAATGCCGCTACAATTCAATAATTTTCGCGATTAA
- a CDS encoding sulfite exporter TauE/SafE family protein, which translates to MVEIFILSMIAGTVSGLFAGLFGIGGGLILVPILVFLFKAQGFAADFIMHMAVATSLATIVLTSISATLAHHRLKSVIWGKVYSLVPGIVIGSVLGAVIADTISADSLRIIFAIFLLYIGFQMAFQIKPEAGAMQQSPFLDAVVSIVIGILSSMLGIGGGTMTVPYLVRGQFPVRNAVGIASACGLPIAFGGTLSYMLLGFEKTGLPAGSWGYVYLPAFAGIVLLSMVTAPLGAKLAHKLPAQTMKSYFSLLIFIMAAKLLSE; encoded by the coding sequence GTGGTCGAAATTTTTATTTTAAGCATGATTGCCGGCACGGTTAGCGGATTATTTGCGGGATTATTCGGTATCGGCGGCGGACTAATATTGGTGCCGATACTTGTTTTTTTGTTTAAGGCGCAGGGTTTTGCAGCCGATTTTATCATGCATATGGCTGTCGCTACGTCATTGGCGACTATCGTGTTGACTTCAATTTCGGCGACTCTTGCACATCACAGGTTGAAGTCTGTCATATGGGGCAAGGTCTACAGCTTGGTTCCGGGCATCGTAATAGGGTCGGTTTTAGGTGCCGTAATTGCCGATACAATATCGGCGGACTCACTGCGCATTATCTTTGCTATTTTTCTGTTGTACATAGGGTTTCAGATGGCATTCCAAATCAAGCCGGAAGCCGGTGCGATGCAGCAATCGCCGTTCCTGGATGCAGTGGTGTCCATTGTCATCGGAATCCTTTCGTCAATGTTAGGTATCGGGGGAGGGACGATGACGGTGCCTTACTTGGTGCGCGGACAATTTCCGGTACGCAACGCGGTGGGTATTGCCAGTGCGTGCGGATTGCCGATTGCATTTGGCGGGACGCTTAGTTATATGTTGTTAGGCTTTGAAAAAACCGGTTTGCCTGCAGGCAGTTGGGGATATGTTTATTTGCCAGCGTTTGCAGGCATTGTGTTATTGAGTATGGTCACTGCTCCGTTGGGAGCAAAATTGGCTCATAAGCTTCCCGCGCAAACCATGAAGAGTTATTTTTCACTCTTAATTTTTATCATGGCGGCAAAGTTGCTTTCGGAATAA
- a CDS encoding multifunctional CCA addition/repair protein: MKTYLVGGAVRDQLLNLPVTERDWVVLEETPESMLKKGFRPVGKDFPVFLHPESSEEYALARTERKTGPGYKGFSIHSTPDVSLEQDLLRRDLTINAIAMSSEGEVIDPYNGIADLENRILRHVSPAFSEDPVRVLRVARFAARYAHLGFQIADETLRLMQQMVRGGEIDYLVPERVWAELYKALIERTPSAFFYALRECGALAKIFPEIDALFGIPQPRQHHPEIDTGIHTMLSLEQAARLSEKPEIRFAVLVHDLGKAISPKDRLPHHYGHEKTGLPILEQLADRIRVPNHYRMLAKRVMRYHTLAHRAFELRPATLTDLLLDLGAFKNTSTLKDFLLACEADARGRGGTENTAYPQADYILEAAKAAAAIDISGVLKSGLEGAQIGAAIRRLRIHAITENLKQQKNANANQS; encoded by the coding sequence ATGAAAACCTATTTAGTCGGCGGCGCAGTACGCGACCAGCTGCTCAACCTCCCCGTGACGGAAAGAGACTGGGTCGTGCTAGAGGAAACGCCGGAATCGATGCTGAAAAAAGGATTTAGACCCGTAGGCAAAGATTTTCCGGTATTTTTACACCCGGAAAGCAGCGAAGAATACGCACTGGCTCGCACCGAACGCAAGACCGGCCCAGGTTACAAAGGATTCAGCATTCACAGCACACCAGACGTCAGCCTGGAACAAGACCTTCTACGCCGCGACTTGACTATTAATGCCATCGCAATGAGCTCGGAAGGCGAAGTCATCGATCCGTACAACGGTATTGCCGATCTAGAAAATCGGATCTTACGCCATGTCTCCCCAGCTTTCAGCGAAGACCCGGTAAGAGTGTTGCGCGTTGCACGCTTTGCCGCCCGTTATGCGCATTTAGGCTTTCAGATTGCCGATGAAACCTTGAGACTCATGCAACAAATGGTACGCGGCGGTGAAATCGACTATCTCGTTCCCGAACGCGTCTGGGCCGAGCTATATAAAGCGCTCATCGAAAGAACGCCATCGGCATTTTTTTATGCCCTCAGAGAATGCGGAGCGTTAGCTAAAATTTTCCCGGAAATAGACGCCCTATTCGGCATTCCACAACCGCGACAACATCACCCTGAAATCGACACCGGTATTCATACGATGCTGAGTCTCGAACAAGCGGCTCGCCTATCCGAGAAACCCGAAATACGTTTTGCCGTCTTAGTACACGATCTCGGTAAGGCGATATCTCCGAAAGACCGACTTCCCCATCACTACGGTCATGAAAAAACCGGCCTACCTATACTTGAGCAATTAGCCGACCGAATACGAGTACCGAATCATTATAGAATGCTCGCTAAACGTGTCATGCGCTACCACACACTTGCGCATAGAGCTTTTGAACTGCGCCCGGCTACCTTAACCGACCTGTTGTTAGACCTAGGGGCATTTAAAAATACCTCAACCCTAAAAGATTTCTTATTAGCTTGCGAGGCGGATGCGAGAGGCAGGGGCGGGACAGAAAACACCGCCTATCCGCAGGCCGATTATATTTTAGAAGCCGCTAAAGCGGCGGCGGCCATCGATATTTCCGGCGTACTCAAATCCGGCCTGGAAGGTGCGCAAATCGGTGCCGCAATTCGCAGGTTAAGGATACATGCGATTACCGAAAATCTAAAACAACAAAAAAATGCCAATGCAAACCAGTCTTGA